A genomic stretch from Gemmatimonadaceae bacterium includes:
- a CDS encoding DUF47 family protein, whose product MKLFSKDESFFDYFRQLAEHIGSAAVLLKSLLENPADAARIASEIKRVETEGDAIVYVINQRIDTSFVTPLDREDIHQLAKRLDNVIDIINGAARRVVMFRVTEPRPGGVRMADVIVRASQEILESVVDVTKPKRMSAHSRAIKLLEEEGDGLYAECVGALFALNEPAIEVIKWKEIFDALEHAIDECDDVSNVLESIALKNS is encoded by the coding sequence GTGAAGCTGTTCTCCAAAGACGAATCGTTTTTCGACTATTTCCGGCAATTGGCCGAGCATATCGGCAGCGCGGCGGTCCTGCTCAAGTCACTGCTCGAGAATCCCGCCGACGCGGCCCGCATTGCGAGCGAGATCAAGCGCGTTGAAACTGAAGGCGATGCGATTGTCTATGTCATCAATCAGCGCATTGACACGAGCTTCGTCACGCCGCTGGACCGTGAGGACATTCACCAACTTGCCAAGCGGCTCGACAACGTCATCGATATCATCAACGGTGCGGCCCGACGCGTGGTGATGTTCCGGGTGACGGAGCCACGTCCCGGGGGCGTGCGGATGGCGGACGTCATCGTCCGCGCCAGCCAGGAGATTCTCGAATCGGTGGTTGATGTTACCAAGCCGAAACGCATGTCGGCCCACAGCCGGGCCATCAAGCTGCTTGAGGAAGAGGGAGATGGATTGTACGCCGAGTGCGTGGGTGCCCTCTTTGCACTCAACGAGCCGGCGATCGAGGTGATCAAGTGGAAGGAGATCTTCGACGCCCTTGAGCACGCCATCGATGAATGCGATGACGTGTCAAATGTGCTGGAGAGCATCGCCCTGAAAAACAGCTGA
- a CDS encoding inorganic phosphate transporter — translation MIYFVLFIVVVALAFDFINGFHDSANSIATIVGTRVLSPLAAVVWAATFNFAALFVVGTSVAKAVGGGFIDVKIVDPQVILGGLLGAIIWNLITWWFGIPSSSSHALIGGYAGAAVSKGGFVALLWGKKWIETLSAIVVSPALGMLMGFLLMLLVMNLFRKASNTGTSHFFRIAQMTSSALLSLAHGGNDAQKTMGIIVGLLVASKALFAGATGWKSHLYLESFETIPLWVEMSAYTCISLGTLFGGWRIVHTMGTRITKLRPVGGFCAETAGALVILTATKFGIPVSTTHTITGAIVGVGATNRLSAVRWGLAGRIVWAWVLTIPAAATMAAIAYQLLAAFVHI, via the coding sequence GTGATCTACTTCGTTTTGTTCATCGTCGTCGTCGCGCTGGCGTTCGACTTCATCAACGGGTTCCACGACTCCGCGAACTCCATCGCCACGATTGTCGGGACACGCGTGCTGAGCCCACTGGCGGCCGTGGTGTGGGCGGCCACCTTCAACTTTGCGGCCTTGTTCGTAGTCGGCACCTCGGTCGCAAAGGCGGTGGGAGGCGGGTTCATCGACGTCAAGATTGTCGATCCGCAGGTGATTCTTGGCGGCCTGCTCGGCGCGATCATCTGGAATCTCATCACCTGGTGGTTTGGCATACCGTCAAGTTCCTCGCATGCGCTGATCGGTGGTTATGCCGGCGCCGCCGTATCCAAGGGTGGTTTCGTCGCGCTGCTGTGGGGCAAGAAGTGGATCGAGACGTTGTCGGCCATCGTGGTGTCGCCGGCGCTTGGCATGCTCATGGGCTTCCTGCTCATGTTGTTGGTGATGAACCTGTTCCGGAAAGCCTCGAACACCGGCACCTCGCATTTCTTCCGCATTGCCCAGATGACCAGTTCGGCGCTGTTGTCGCTGGCGCATGGTGGGAACGACGCGCAGAAAACCATGGGGATCATCGTTGGCCTGCTTGTCGCGTCGAAGGCCCTGTTCGCCGGCGCCACCGGCTGGAAGAGCCACCTGTATCTGGAGTCTTTCGAGACAATCCCGCTCTGGGTCGAAATGAGCGCGTACACGTGCATTTCGCTCGGGACGCTGTTCGGTGGGTGGCGAATCGTCCACACGATGGGGACACGCATCACGAAGCTGCGCCCGGTCGGTGGCTTTTGCGCCGAGACGGCGGGCGCGCTGGTGATTCTCACCGCGACGAAATTCGGGATTCCCGTCAGCACGACGCACACCATTACCGGCGCGATTGTCGGAGTCGGGGCGACGAACCGACTGTCGGCGGTTCGGTGGGGATTGGCGGGGCGGATTGTCTGGGCGTGGGTATTGACGATTCCGGCCGCGGCCACGATGGCCGCCATCGCCTATCAACTGCTCGCGGCCTTCGTGCACATCTAA
- a CDS encoding Ppx/GppA family phosphatase, whose translation MTARPLTPPSGSGASGDQRIAAIDIGSNSIRQIVADVSLTGQIRVIDEMKAMPRLGEGLERTGALGQTALDAALASLQRMVMLSRQLGAARIEIVATSAVRDATNGLEFTSRAQSLTGVDIRVLSGEQEALLCYRSALAHFDLGAGRALVMDIGGGSLEIVLAKDGLIERVASMPFGAVRLTERFLTPAVRPRAVRELREHVREGLRKASPVKDWRGVRVIGSGGTFTNLAGIMLQRQGLTSRAPHGTRVSRVELEHLLDWLQRLDPEERSRVPGLNPARADIIVAGLATAAEVMARFDARDLVSSGYGIREGLLLESARVTPVVADPGAARERSVREFAERCHYEEPHSRQVQQLSLQLFEALAPRMGLGAVDRRILSDAALLHDVGYHINYENHHKHSFHLISHAELLGMTPAEQIAIAHVARYHRGTAPKRKHRGFAQLDRVLRERIVKLSALLRFADGLDRGHVSAVGRLKIRWAADAVRVTVLEAEGATNVRLECWGGARKRALLEEVLGRPVEVVAPDGSVITFVEGDGE comes from the coding sequence ATGACGGCACGCCCGCTTACACCGCCGTCCGGTAGTGGCGCGAGCGGCGATCAACGCATCGCCGCCATCGATATCGGGTCGAATTCCATTCGCCAGATCGTGGCCGACGTCTCGCTCACGGGTCAGATCCGGGTCATCGACGAGATGAAGGCGATGCCCCGACTCGGTGAAGGCCTTGAGCGAACGGGAGCCTTGGGCCAGACGGCGCTCGACGCGGCGTTGGCCTCGCTCCAACGCATGGTCATGCTGTCGAGGCAGCTGGGGGCCGCCCGGATCGAGATCGTGGCCACCAGTGCCGTTCGGGACGCCACCAACGGACTGGAGTTCACCAGTCGGGCGCAGTCGCTCACCGGCGTCGACATTCGTGTCCTGAGTGGTGAACAGGAAGCCCTGCTGTGCTATCGGAGTGCACTGGCCCACTTCGATCTGGGCGCCGGCCGCGCCCTGGTCATGGACATCGGCGGCGGCTCATTGGAGATCGTCCTGGCAAAGGATGGACTCATCGAGCGCGTGGCATCGATGCCCTTCGGCGCCGTACGGCTCACCGAACGGTTCCTCACGCCCGCAGTCAGGCCGCGCGCCGTGCGCGAGTTGCGCGAGCATGTGCGTGAGGGGCTTCGGAAGGCGTCCCCGGTCAAGGATTGGCGCGGGGTGCGTGTGATCGGGTCAGGCGGGACGTTCACGAATCTCGCGGGCATTATGCTGCAACGGCAGGGATTGACCTCGCGCGCACCGCACGGGACCCGGGTCTCGCGTGTGGAACTTGAACATCTGCTCGATTGGCTGCAGCGACTCGACCCGGAAGAACGCTCGCGCGTGCCGGGTCTGAACCCGGCCCGCGCCGACATCATTGTCGCCGGCCTGGCGACCGCGGCCGAAGTCATGGCGCGCTTCGACGCGCGCGACCTGGTGAGCTCCGGCTACGGAATACGTGAAGGCCTGCTGTTGGAATCGGCACGAGTGACGCCGGTAGTGGCCGATCCGGGGGCGGCCCGCGAGCGTTCCGTTCGAGAATTCGCCGAGCGGTGCCACTACGAGGAACCGCATTCGCGACAAGTGCAACAGCTCTCGCTGCAGCTCTTCGAGGCGCTGGCGCCGCGAATGGGTTTGGGCGCCGTGGACCGCCGCATCTTGTCGGATGCGGCGTTGCTGCACGATGTGGGCTACCACATCAACTACGAGAACCACCACAAGCACTCGTTCCATCTCATCTCGCACGCGGAACTCCTCGGCATGACGCCGGCTGAGCAGATCGCGATCGCCCACGTGGCGCGGTATCACCGTGGCACGGCGCCCAAACGCAAACACCGGGGGTTCGCGCAACTCGATCGCGTGTTGCGCGAACGCATCGTCAAGCTCTCGGCGCTCCTGCGTTTCGCCGACGGCCTGGATCGCGGCCACGTGAGTGCCGTTGGCCGGCTCAAGATTCGGTGGGCGGCCGACGCCGTTCGGGTCACGGTGTTGGAGGCCGAAGGAGCCACCAACGTGCGGCTGGAGTGCTGGGGAGGCGCCCGCAAGCGAGCCCTCCTCGAAGAAGTGCTCGGGCGCCCCGTGGAAGTGGTGGCCCCCGACGGGTCGGTGATCACCTTCGTTGAGGGCGACGGCGAGTAG
- the pstS gene encoding phosphate ABC transporter substrate-binding protein PstS translates to MSRNSFRVGLVRSLVLGVSAFAAVACKGGEHKTVALTGAGATFPYPIYSKWFDAFYKATGNQVNYQSLGSGAGVKQFTEGTVEFGATDGPMSDAEITAVKGQVIHLPTVLGADAVTWNLPSLGKTALKFDAATLADIFLGKITKWNDARLVALNPGVTLPAIDLLVVHRSDGSGTTFIWTDYLSTISPEWAEKVGRGKSVNWPVGLGGKGNEGVTQQIKQVEGTIGYVELIYELANDLPVGEIKNKSGAFVAPTLESVSAAAAGVELAEDTDFRVSIVDAAGAGAYPVSSFTWLLVSPDVADVDKAKAIKAFLTWMTGPEAAAMARELHYAPLPAAVAERVKARIATLKGAGRVLP, encoded by the coding sequence ATGTCACGCAATTCGTTTCGTGTTGGGCTGGTGCGGTCGCTGGTCCTTGGCGTCTCGGCCTTCGCGGCTGTTGCCTGCAAGGGCGGCGAGCACAAGACCGTGGCGCTCACCGGTGCCGGTGCCACGTTTCCCTATCCGATCTACTCCAAGTGGTTCGACGCGTTCTACAAGGCGACGGGCAACCAGGTCAACTACCAGTCGCTGGGGTCCGGCGCCGGTGTGAAGCAGTTCACCGAAGGCACGGTGGAGTTTGGCGCGACAGACGGCCCGATGTCGGATGCCGAAATCACTGCCGTGAAGGGCCAGGTGATCCACCTCCCCACCGTGCTCGGCGCCGACGCCGTCACCTGGAACCTGCCGTCGCTCGGCAAGACCGCGCTCAAGTTCGACGCCGCCACGCTCGCCGACATCTTCCTCGGCAAGATCACCAAGTGGAATGACGCGCGACTCGTCGCGCTCAATCCCGGTGTGACGCTCCCCGCCATCGACCTGCTCGTCGTGCACCGTTCCGACGGATCGGGAACCACATTCATCTGGACCGACTACCTGAGCACCATCTCGCCAGAATGGGCCGAGAAGGTCGGGCGCGGGAAGTCCGTGAATTGGCCGGTCGGTCTCGGCGGCAAGGGCAACGAGGGCGTCACGCAGCAGATCAAGCAGGTCGAGGGCACGATCGGCTACGTGGAGTTGATCTACGAGCTCGCGAACGACCTGCCCGTCGGCGAGATCAAGAACAAGTCGGGCGCCTTCGTCGCGCCGACCCTCGAGAGCGTGAGCGCGGCCGCGGCCGGCGTCGAGCTCGCCGAGGACACCGACTTCCGCGTCTCGATCGTCGATGCCGCGGGTGCAGGGGCCTACCCCGTCTCGTCGTTCACCTGGCTCCTCGTCAGCCCCGACGTCGCCGACGTCGACAAGGCCAAGGCCATCAAGGCGTTCCTCACCTGGATGACCGGACCCGAGGCGGCCGCGATGGCGCGCGAACTGCACTATGCGCCGCTCCCGGCTGCCGTGGCTGAGCGCGTGAAGGCTCGGATCGCGACGCTCAAGGGCGCAGGACGGGTGCTTCCCTGA